From a single Papaver somniferum cultivar HN1 unplaced genomic scaffold, ASM357369v1 unplaced-scaffold_19, whole genome shotgun sequence genomic region:
- the LOC113338881 gene encoding cytochrome P450 CYP82D47-like, with amino-acid sequence MMDLTMFINKYFSSTRIAVLLALLSFFYYLWITVIRSSRNTKPSSVSPPEVAGAWPVLGHLLQLVGSRPLFKVLAEMSDNYGPIFMVRIGMHPTLVVSSWEMAKECFTTNDRFLAGRPSGASNKYLTFGLLAFTTYGPYWREIRKISTLHLLSHRCVELFKHVPYLETGNCMKHLYRCWMKGQNQNDTAKGSVKVDMSQVLGELGLNVVLKLVAGKTIFFKNCNNHEYDSKDGDDGHNKEEEEGQKLHKTIIEFFELIGALVASDALPFLGWLDVDGKKKRMKRVAKDINFIVPKWLEEHQHQRGRAAVSNSAAGGSSNHDDAKDFMDVLISVLDGENDDLFFGYSRDTVIKATSLQMIAAASDTTSLTLTWALALLITNPTVLRKAQDELDTRVGKDRNVEERDINDLVYLQAIVKETLRMYSPAPLGATHEAIMDCNIGGYEVKAGTRVLVNLWKLHRDPRVWTNPSEFKPERFLPQLDGGSGGEAANLDFRGQDYEYLPFGSGRRMCPGLDFALQTVHMALARLLHAFDFDNDLAGLIVDMTEGSSVTLPKLTPLEVYLRPRLPAQLY; translated from the exons ATGATGGATCTAACAATGTTCATCAACAAGTATTTCTCGTCAACTAGAATTGCGGTCTTATTAGCTTTATTATCTTTTTTCTATTATTTATGGATCACAGTTATAAGGTCGTCGAGGAATACGAAACCATCATCAGTATCACCACCTGAAGTTGCAGGGGCATGGCCTGTATTAGGTCATCTTCTTCAGCTAGTAGGGTCGAGACCTCTATTCAAAGTTCTTGCAgagatgtctgacaactatggACCTATCTTCATGGTCCGGATTGGAATGCATCCAACTCTTGTTGTAAGCAGTTGGGAGATGGCTAAAGAGTGCTTCACTACCAACGACAGGTTCCTCGCTGGCCGCCCATCGGGTGCTTCCAACAAGTACCTCACTTTTGGACTGCTTGCTTTTACCACGTACGGCCCTTACTGGCGAGAGATCCGTAAGATCTCTACCCTTCATCTACTCTCACATAGGTGTGTCGAGCTTTTCAAGCATGTTCCTTACTTGGAGACCGGCAACTGCATGAAACACTTGTACCGGTGCTGGATGAAAGGCCAAAACCAAAATGACACAGCAAAGGGTTCTGTTAAAGTCGACATGAGCCAGGTATTAGGAGAGCTAGGCTTGAATGTGGTGTTGAAGTTAGTTGctggaaaaacaatttttttcaagAACTGCAACAATCATGAATATGACTCCAAGGATGGTGACGATGGTCataacaaagaggaagaagaaggtcaaAAGCTCCATAAAACCATCATAGAATTCTTCGAACTAATAGGAGCTTTGGTCGCATCTGATGCTCTTCCATTTCTTGGGTGGCTGGATGTGGATGGAAAAAAGAAACGCATGAAAAGGGTAGCCAAGGATATTAATTTCATTGTTCCGAAGTGGCTGGAAGAGCATCAGCACCAAAGAGGACGAGCAGCGGTATCAAACTCAGCAGCAGGAGGCAGCAGTAATCATGATGATGCGAAAGATTTCATGGATGTGTTGATATCGGTTCTTGATGGGGAAAATGATGATCTCTTCTTTGGTTACAGCCGTGACACTGTAATCAAAGCCACGTCTCTG CAAATGATAGCAGCTGCCTCAGATACCACGTCACTTACATTGACATGGGCTCTCGCACTGCTAATCACTAATCCTACCGTCTTAAGAAAGGCTCAGGATGAGCTCGACACCAGAGTAGGCAAGGACAGAAACGTAGAGGAACGGGACATCAATGATCTTGTCTACCTCCAAGCAATTGTTAAGGAGACGCTCCGGATGTATTCTCCTGCCCCTCTCGGCGCAACCCACGAGGCAATCATGGACTGCAATATTGGTGGGTATGAAGTTAAAGCAGGCACACGTGTGTTGGTCAACCTATGGAAACTGCACCGTGATCCTCGAGTGTGGACAAACCCGTCAGAGTTCAAGCCGGAGAGGTTTCTTCCACAACTCGATGGTGGTTCTGGTGGTGAGGCGGCAAACTTGGACTTCAGAGGTCAAGACTATGAGTATCTGCCATTTGGTTCAGGAAGAAGGATGTGTCCAGGGCTTGACTTCGCCCTCCAAACAGTTCATATGGCGCTTGCTCGCCTGCTTCATGCATTCGATTTCGACAATGACTTGGCAGGACTAATAGTAGACATGACGGAAGGATCAAGTGTAACCCTCCCCAAGTTGACCCCACTAGAGGTTTACCTCCGTCCACGCCTCCCAGCCCAACTTTACTAG
- the LOC113338860 gene encoding uncharacterized protein LOC113338860 isoform X2 — protein sequence MRGFVCQHAVCCLKSLRPDWTKYCSHYYIVAAYRATYAPAIAPFTGKDDWPELEQHEKIELQPALKIRKTGRPRVKRRRAWDEPKTQSRTYSCSICGSNGHNKSTCAGGDVGQNPKEKRPRTQVDGATFTSRHLHPFLKKVKLRKTRQVGRVNHLKHLQLQLHLLQRTRK from the exons ATGAGAGGTTTTGTTTGCCAACACGCAGTTTGTTGTTTGAAGTCATTGAGACCAGATTGGACAAA GTACTGCTCTCACTATTATATTGTTGCTGCATACAGGGCCACATATGCACCAGCTATTGCTCCATTTACTGGAAAAGATGACTGGCCTGAG TTGGAGCAACATGAAAAGATAGAGTTGCAACCTGCTCTCAAGATCAGGAAAACAGGAAGACCTAGAGTTAAGAGGAGGAGAGCATGGGATGAACCTAAAACACAGAGCAGGACTTATTCTTGTAGCATTTGTGGTTCAAATGGTCATAACAAATCAACATGTGCAGGTGGTGATGTTGGTCAGAATCCTAAGGAAAAGAGGCCAAGAACTCAAGTAGATGGTGCTACCTTCACCAGTAGACACCTGCACCCATTTCTGAAAAAGGTAAAGCTAAGAAAAACAAGACAAGTTGGAAGGGTAAATCATCTCAAGCATCTGCAGCTTCAGCTCCATCTACTACAAAGAACCAGAAAATGA
- the LOC113338860 gene encoding uncharacterized protein LOC113338860 isoform X1, translated as MFLTDLRDMLNSHPMPLTFISDRKKGILEGVQAVFPKSHHRYCWRHLYLNFKKHYKGQKLYASLWNAAKCYKLMHFQKHMEEMRQENPLAVKYLEDAGVESWSRAFFDDTSKCEHLNNNFCESLNSMAKNLRDKPICKLLDLYNQLVMGIFHKRRTESATWNPKKLVPKAMKLIGKILKLVGAFDVLPPVLGK; from the exons ATGTTTCTCACTGACTTGAGAGATATGCTTAATTCACATCCAATGCCTCTGACCTTCATTTCAGACAGGAAGAAAGGGATACTTGAAGGTGTTCAAGCTGTGTTCCCAAAATCACATCACAGATATTGTTggag GCACTTATATTTGAACTTCAAGAAACACTACAAGGGACAAAAACTGTATGCCTCACTATGGAATGCAGCAAAATGTTACAAACTGATGCATTTCCAG AAACACATGGAAGAGATGAGGCAAGAAAATCCCTTGGCTGTGAAGTACCTAGAAGATGCTGGTGTTGAGTCTTGGTCTAGGGCTTTCTTTGATGACACTAGTAAATGTGAACACCTAAACAATAACTTTTGTGAGTCCTTGAATTCCATGGCAAAAAATCTTAGGGACAAACCAATCTGTAAACTATTAGACCTTTACAATCAGTTGGTTATGGGTATTTTTCATAAGAGAAGAACAGAGAGTGCAACATGGAATCCTAAAAAATTGGTTCCAAAAGCAATGAAACTGATTGGGAAGATATTAAAGTTAGTTGGTGCATTTGATGTTCTACCACCTGTTTTGGGAAAATAG
- the LOC113338285 gene encoding cytochrome P450 CYP82H23-like, producing MTGLSMFIDQYFSLPRIAGLLALLSFFYYLWISILRSPRNTKPSSVSPPEVAGAWPILGHLPRLLGSRPLFKILTDMSDNYGPIFMVRFGMHPTLVVSSWEMAKECFTTNDKFLAGRPSGAVNKYLTFALFGFSTYGPYWREIRKISTLHLLSHRRLELLKHVSYLEVANCMKHLHGCWIDSQNQIKQNDVAAGSVKVDMGRVFGELTLNVVLKLVAGKSIFFKNDNTRGYDSKDGHNKEEEEGKKLHKTIIDFYSLAGASVASDVLPFLGWLDVDGQKKRMKRVAKDMDFIAAKWLEEHRHQRRQTVLSSSAALGSSNRDDAKDFMDVMMSVLDVENYDLFFSYSRDTVIKTTCLCSVTNFMT from the exons ATGACGGGTCTATCTATGTTCATCGATCAGTACTTCTCATTACCTAGAATTGCAGGTTTATTAGCTTTGTTATCTTTCTTCTATTATCTATGGATCTCAATTTTAAGGTCGCCAAGGAATACGAAACCATCATCAGTATCACCACCTGAAGTTGCAGGTGCATGGCCTATATTAGGCCATCTTCCTCGGCTACTAGGATCAAGACCTCTATTCAAAATCCTTACAGACATGTCTGACAATTATGGTCCAATCTTCATGGTCCGGTTTGGTATGCATCCAACCTTGGTGGTAAGCAGTTGGGAGATGGCTAAAGAATGCTTCACCACCAACGACAAGTTCCTCGCTGGCCGCCCATCTGGTGCTGTCAACAAGTACCTCACGTTCGCCCTGTTTGGGTTTTCCACATACGGTCCTTACTGGCGAGAGATCCGTAAGATCTCTACCCTCCATTTACTCTCACATAGGCGTCTCGAGCTTCTCAAGCATGTTTCTTACTTGGAGGTCGCCAACTGCATGAAACACTTGCATGGATGCTGGATAGAcagtcaaaaccaaataaaacaaaATGACGTAGCAGCTGGTTCAGTAAAAGTTGACATGGGCAGAGTATTTGGCGAGCTAACCTTGAATGTGGTGTTGAAGTTAGTTGCtggaaaatcaatttttttcaagaaCGACAACACTCGTGGATATGACTCCAAGGATGGTCATAACAAAGAGGAGGAAGAAGGTAAAAAGCTCCATAAGACCATCATAGATTTCTACTCATTAGCAGGAGCTTCGGTTGCGTCTGATGTTCTTCCATTTCTTGGGTGGTTGGATGTGGATGGACAAAAGAAACGCATGAAAAGGGTAGCCAAGGATATGGATTTCATTGCTGCAAAGTGGCTTGAAGAGCATAGGCACCAAAGAAGACAAACAGTACTCTCAAGCTCAGCAGCACTAGGCAGCAGTAATCGTGATGATGCGAAAGATTTCATGGACGTGATGATGTCAGTTCTTGATGTGGAAAATTATGATCTCTTCTTTAGTTACAGCCGTGACACTGTAATCAAAACCACATGTCTG TGCAGTGTTACTAATTTCATGACCTGA